In Portunus trituberculatus isolate SZX2019 chromosome 33, ASM1759143v1, whole genome shotgun sequence, the following proteins share a genomic window:
- the LOC123512388 gene encoding mastermind-like domain-containing protein 1 — translation MSHNKRRTAKDGSASRTPALLTPGSAEDSDLNPEYFQQYSDTQMLPGELQEGGLLLHQQYSYPMLQGQGASDLAAPHHAYSQTPFPGQAAGGAPPASQDLFQPMSYSGELSGTVPAPHQQYAPQGEPSVSQQLFPHMSYDDSASGGSVFDQLFPPQGDPAVPVPVPGLAYLAHEDESAALTHQYPYNVPAAEDAYTYHGDDPSGQQVLPQMGLCSGTPALAVPDFGVPSLTQAAPAQHSLLGAAERNIHGSVSDVLDITEMDSDVLKTALEMLSYNDASSSYRPTSGASALQPPLQDPALVVPLAAPVPEAAALPLAAAPAAAAAPVGRGSTLPLPMQSRDRVQKKIKLHEKKGPLPDPEDEKKRLRAVKQKELRDRGKKKEQEQYALLESLIQQVEDLEMEKSQRQRSVQDLEAQLRNRANLGPAGHRPDPETQPAPPQHPEEEQMQQDEQDQGDGQPEQHGEADSHYRQHHQQKTPPQQQQRQLQQQQQQQQQQQQQQQQQQQQQQQQQQQQQQAEEKAEVPSAIEESAKNQIQDEVEKKPNEPEDNDKEASK, via the exons ATGTCACACAACAAGCGACGCACCGCCAAGGACGGGAGTGCCTCACGCACACCCGCTCTGCTGACACCAGGGTCGGCTGAGGACAGTGATTTGAATCCTGAGTATTTCCAGCAGTACTCAGATACCCAGATGCTTCCAGGAGAGTTGCAAGAAGGCGGTCTGCTCCTCCACCAGCAGTACTCTTACCCTATGCTTCAAGGGCAGGGTGCGAGTGACTTGGCGGCGCCCCACCATGCGTACTCTCAGACTCCATTCCCGGGGCAGGCAGCGGGTGGTGCCCCGCCAGCCTCCCAAGACCTGTTCCAACCCATGTCCTATAGCGGGGAGTTGTCTGGTACTGTCCCAGCTCCCCATCAGCAGTACGCGCCGCAAGGAGAACCTTCAGTGTCCCAGCAGCTGTTCCCTCACATGTCCTATGATGACTCGGCCAGCGGCGGGTCAGTGTTCGATCAGCTGTTCCCGCCTCAAGGAGACCCAGCAGTCCCGGTCCCCGTGCCTGGCCTGGCGTACTTAGCCCATGAAGACGAGTCCGCTGCCCTCACCCACCAGTACCCTTACAACGTGCCAGCCGCAGAAGATGCCTACACCTACCACGGCGATGATCCCTCAGGCCAGCAGGTCCTGCCTCAAATGGGCCTCTGCAGCGGAACTCCTGCCCTAGCCGTGCCAGACTTCGGGGTGCCCTCCCTCACTCAGGCTGCCCCGGCTCAGCACAGTTTGCTGGGGGCAGCAGAGCGGAACATCCACGGCTCCGTGTCAGACGTGTTAGACATTACTGAAATGGACTCCGACGTCTTGAAAACAGCCCTGGAAATGCTGTCCTACAATGATGCCAGCTCCTCTTACCGCCCGACAAGTGGCGCCTCTGCCTTACAGCCACCCCTGCAGGACCCCGCCCTTGTTGTACCACTAGCAGCACCAGTACCAGAAGCAGCAGCACTACCACTAGCAGCggctccagcagcagcagcagcaccagtgggGAGAGGCagcaccctccctctccccatgcAGTCTCGTGACCGCGTGCAGAAAAAGATCAAGCTTCACGAGAAGAAAGGGCCACTGCCTGACccggaggacgagaagaagaggTTGCGGGCCGTGAAGCAGAAGGAACTCCGCgacaggggaaaaaagaaagagcaggagCAGTACGCCTTGTTGGAGTCCCTCATCCAGCAGGTGGAGGACCTCGAGATGGAGAAGAGTCAACGCCAGCGCTCAGTGCAGGACCTGGAGGCACAGCTGCGGAACCGCGCCAACCTGGGGCCAGCCGGCCATCGCCCAG ACCCCGAGACTCAACCTGCGCCGCCACAACACCCCGAGGAAGAGCAGATGCAGCAGGACGAACAGGATCAAGGGGACGGACAACCAGAGCAGCACGGGGAGGCAGACTCGCActaccgccaacaccaccagcagaaaacaccgccacaacaacaacaacggcaactgcaacaacaacaacaacaacaacaacaacaacaacaacaacaacaacaacagcagcaacagcagcagcaacaacaacaacaacaacaacaggcagAGGAAAAAGCGGAAGTGCCAAGTGCTATAGAGGAGAGTGCCAAGAACCAGATCCAAGATGAAGTGGAGAAGAAACCAAATGAGCCGGAAGACAACGATAAGGAAGCCAGCAAGTAA